A genomic region of [Eubacterium] eligens ATCC 27750 contains the following coding sequences:
- the rlmD gene encoding 23S rRNA (uracil(1939)-C(5))-methyltransferase RlmD, whose amino-acid sequence MSFKKDDKVTFVIEDIGTGGEGIGKVDGYTLFVKDAIIGDKIEAKIIKAKKNYGYARLEKIIEASSDRVTPACLVARQCGGCQIQQMSYQAQLRFKEKLVDDNLKRIGKIEGYEFFPAIGMEEPFRYRNKAQYPVGTAKDGSVVMGFYAGRTHSIISCTDCKIGAVENQYILAVIKSWMELNGVAPYDEQTRKGLVRHVLIRTGFHTDEIMVCLVINGTKMSDKLKESLVGRLTEVSLDSDISTDKCIKSIMLNYNTENTNVILGRQCETLWGKSYIEDYIGDIKYQISPLSFFQVNPRQTEKLYGKALEYAGLTGNETVWDLYCGIGTISLFLAKNARKVYGVEIVPQAIEDAKNNAAINGIDNAEFFVGKAEEVVPHFYEEMARLATDTSATEAQREEARKSITPDVVVVDPPRKGCDESLLDTIVKMSPERIVYVSCDSATLARDLGLLAAKGYKTVKVQPVDQFSHTVHVECVCLLVRME is encoded by the coding sequence ATGAGTTTTAAGAAAGATGATAAAGTAACATTTGTAATAGAAGATATAGGAACCGGAGGAGAGGGTATCGGCAAGGTTGACGGATATACTCTCTTTGTTAAGGATGCGATAATCGGAGATAAGATTGAGGCAAAGATTATTAAAGCCAAGAAGAATTACGGCTATGCAAGGCTTGAAAAGATTATCGAGGCTTCATCTGACAGAGTGACTCCTGCCTGTCTTGTTGCGAGACAGTGCGGTGGCTGTCAGATTCAGCAGATGAGTTATCAGGCACAGCTAAGATTTAAGGAAAAGCTGGTTGACGATAATCTCAAGCGAATCGGTAAGATAGAAGGCTATGAGTTTTTCCCGGCTATCGGAATGGAAGAGCCTTTCAGATACAGAAATAAAGCACAGTATCCGGTTGGAACTGCCAAAGATGGAAGCGTTGTGATGGGCTTCTATGCAGGAAGAACTCATTCTATTATCTCATGTACAGACTGCAAGATTGGTGCTGTCGAGAACCAATATATTCTTGCTGTGATAAAGAGCTGGATGGAGCTCAACGGTGTTGCACCATATGATGAACAGACCAGAAAAGGGCTTGTGCGTCATGTCCTTATAAGAACAGGCTTTCACACAGACGAGATAATGGTCTGTCTTGTTATTAACGGCACCAAGATGTCTGATAAGTTAAAGGAATCGCTTGTAGGGCGCCTTACAGAAGTGTCGCTTGATTCAGATATAAGTACAGACAAATGCATCAAATCAATTATGCTTAATTACAACACGGAGAACACTAATGTCATTCTTGGCAGACAGTGCGAGACTCTGTGGGGAAAAAGTTATATTGAAGATTATATCGGTGACATTAAGTATCAGATATCACCGCTTTCGTTCTTTCAGGTTAATCCAAGACAGACTGAGAAGTTGTACGGAAAAGCCCTTGAATACGCAGGACTTACAGGCAATGAGACTGTATGGGACTTGTATTGTGGAATAGGAACAATATCGTTATTCCTTGCCAAGAATGCAAGAAAGGTATATGGTGTTGAGATTGTTCCGCAAGCCATAGAAGATGCTAAGAACAATGCGGCAATTAACGGCATTGATAATGCTGAATTCTTTGTCGGAAAGGCTGAGGAGGTCGTACCACATTTTTATGAAGAAATGGCGCGGCTGGCAACAGACACATCTGCAACAGAGGCTCAGCGTGAGGAAGCAAGAAAGAGCATTACTCCTGATGTCGTAGTCGTTGACCCGCCAAGAAAGGGCTGCGATGAGTCGCTTCTTGACACGATTGTCAAGATGTCGCCTGAGCGTATCGTGTATGTAAGCTGCGATTCGGCAACACTCGCCCGTGACTTAGGACTCCTTGCGGCTAAGGGTTACAAGACTGTTAAGGTACAGCCTGTGGACCAGTTTTCGCATACGGTGCACGTTGAATGTGTGTGCCTTTTGGTTCGGATGGAATAA
- a CDS encoding 3'-5' exoribonuclease YhaM family protein — protein MRYIETLKDGERISEVYLCKSKSIALTKTGKEYANVMLADKTGQIDSKIWDLNSGGIAEFDVNDYVAVTGQVTSYNGALQFKIERARIASENEYVAADYVPSSRYNIDNMFAELMKYVDSVKSTYMKQLLYSFFKDEAFAKKFKCVSAAKTVHHGFAGGLLEHSLSVTRLCDKMSSNYDFLNRDLLITCAMLHDVGKVKELSEFPKNDYTDEGNFLGHIVIGYEMVMEKVKQIDGFPDMLAMQIGHCILSHHGELEYGSPKKPSIAEAVALSMADNMDAKLETLREALEAKDTNDWLGYNRWLDSNIRRTTNEF, from the coding sequence ATGCGTTATATAGAGACTCTTAAAGATGGTGAGAGAATTTCAGAGGTATATCTGTGCAAATCAAAATCAATAGCACTTACTAAGACAGGCAAGGAATATGCCAATGTAATGCTTGCTGATAAGACAGGACAGATTGACTCTAAGATATGGGACCTTAATTCAGGCGGAATTGCTGAATTTGATGTTAATGATTATGTTGCGGTAACAGGACAGGTAACAAGCTATAACGGAGCATTACAGTTTAAGATAGAGAGAGCAAGAATTGCATCAGAGAATGAATATGTTGCAGCAGATTATGTACCATCTTCAAGATATAATATTGATAATATGTTTGCAGAACTGATGAAGTATGTAGACAGTGTTAAGAGTACATATATGAAGCAGCTGTTATATTCTTTCTTTAAAGATGAAGCATTTGCAAAGAAGTTCAAATGTGTATCAGCAGCCAAGACAGTACATCATGGTTTCGCTGGCGGATTGTTAGAGCACAGCTTAAGTGTTACAAGATTATGTGACAAGATGAGCAGCAACTATGATTTTCTTAACAGGGATCTGCTTATAACATGTGCAATGCTGCATGATGTCGGCAAGGTTAAGGAATTATCTGAATTTCCTAAGAATGATTACACTGACGAGGGTAATTTCTTAGGACATATCGTTATTGGATATGAGATGGTTATGGAGAAGGTTAAGCAGATAGACGGATTCCCTGATATGCTTGCAATGCAGATTGGACACTGCATACTTTCACATCACGGAGAGCTTGAGTACGGCTCACCTAAGAAGCCATCAATAGCAGAGGCTGTCGCATTATCTATGGCTGATAATATGGATGCAAAGCTTGAGACACTAAGAGAAGCGCTTGAAGCCAAGGATACCAACGACTGGCTTGGTTATAACAGATGGCTTGATTCTAATATAAGAAGGACAACTAATGAGTTTTAA
- a CDS encoding S1C family serine protease, whose protein sequence is MGTNEDDKEKYDLYTEQVVLHPAKKYKWLIRIGKLLLFAVSVVIAATLFMVFLYPVLQKRIEEKNKDKNVIYIQKDNYILAENQTAEYSDILTEKDLKDNYEAAMAALRAKVEDVNKCVVSVDIEQPFSDVPTIESSQTEVAGLVVANVNSTYLVLTSSSLLEPGMNYIVRLSDEVQTEAAFVCRNTASGIGIVSINASKLTAEQRNSIAVAQLDNSYMLKQGDLVIASGKLYETSKGVSYGTIAGSKVEYSKDSGYEVFETSVSITAGGFAILFNSEGNVVGVSKASTDTSTKFIGISDLKAQIETMINEHGIMYCGITGQNVTEELAAKYGLPSGVYISNVDIDSPAYYAGLQAGDVISAINGQSILTIQQFSEKLYQCADGEAMYVTAMRQGKDGYSDVAFSVSVQLKQLN, encoded by the coding sequence ATGGGAACTAATGAAGATGATAAGGAAAAGTATGACCTGTATACAGAACAGGTAGTTCTTCATCCGGCTAAGAAATACAAGTGGCTTATAAGAATAGGCAAGCTGTTGCTTTTTGCTGTTTCTGTCGTAATAGCGGCAACTTTGTTTATGGTATTTTTATATCCGGTATTGCAGAAAAGGATTGAAGAAAAGAATAAGGACAAGAATGTCATATATATCCAGAAGGATAATTACATACTTGCAGAGAACCAGACGGCAGAATATTCAGATATATTGACAGAGAAGGACCTGAAAGATAATTATGAGGCTGCTATGGCAGCTCTTCGCGCAAAAGTTGAGGATGTTAATAAATGTGTGGTTTCTGTTGACATTGAACAGCCATTTTCTGATGTTCCGACAATTGAAAGCAGTCAGACAGAGGTGGCAGGACTTGTGGTTGCCAATGTTAATTCAACATATCTTGTGCTTACAAGCTCAAGCCTTTTAGAACCTGGAATGAATTATATAGTAAGGCTTTCTGATGAAGTCCAGACAGAAGCTGCATTTGTATGCAGAAACACGGCTTCAGGAATAGGGATTGTGAGTATTAATGCATCTAAGCTTACAGCTGAACAACGTAACAGTATCGCAGTTGCACAGCTTGATAATTCTTATATGTTAAAGCAGGGGGATCTTGTTATTGCATCAGGAAAGCTTTATGAGACTTCGAAAGGTGTGTCATACGGAACAATTGCAGGTTCTAAGGTTGAGTATAGTAAAGACAGCGGTTATGAGGTTTTTGAGACAAGTGTAAGCATTACGGCGGGCGGTTTTGCAATATTGTTTAATTCTGAAGGAAATGTAGTTGGTGTATCTAAGGCTTCAACAGATACAAGTACGAAATTCATTGGAATATCTGACCTTAAGGCACAGATTGAGACTATGATTAATGAGCATGGAATCATGTACTGTGGTATTACAGGACAGAATGTAACAGAGGAGCTTGCAGCCAAATACGGACTTCCGAGTGGTGTATACATATCTAATGTGGATATTGATTCACCGGCTTATTATGCAGGATTGCAGGCAGGAGATGTAATTAGTGCAATTAATGGACAAAGTATTTTGACAATTCAGCAGTTTAGTGAGAAACTATATCAGTGCGCTGATGGAGAAGCTATGTATGTGACAGCTATGAGGCAGGGAAAAGATGGCTATTCAGATGTAGCATTTTCAGTAAGTGTACAGCTAAAACAACTTAATTAA
- a CDS encoding endonuclease MutS2: MNKKSLSTLEFYKITDQLVSYACCDGAKKILRNLKPMTDITDINLRLNETNDALSRIFQKGTVDFSQTKDIRASVARLKVGSSLNISELLNISAILSCAKHVKDYYEHREDSISGMLENLATVDALNSQIKKCIISEDEISDDASSNLRSIRRSKSIANDRIHSELNKLLNSPTYRTYLQDYVITTRQGRYCLPVKAEYKSAFPGMIHDQSSTGSTLFIEPAAVVKLNNDIRELELKEAAEIEVILADLSAKAGEHTEELLCDYEILVELDCIFAKAQLARHMHASRPVMNTSGIINIKKGRHPLIESHTVVPIDIYLGTDFKLLIITGPNTGGKTVSLKTVGLLTLMAQSGLFIPALDHSDIAVFKNIYADIGDEQSIEQSLSTFSSHMTNTVKILKEADENCLVLFDEIGAGTDPTEGAALAIAILNDLKMRGVTTMATTHYSEIKLYALSTEGVENASCEFDVESLRPTYRLLIGIPGKSNAFAISKKLGLPDYILSDASERLNAEDVHFEDIVSDLEHARISLEKEQAEVESYKAEIASLKEKLQAKNERLDERTDNIIRKANEQAAAILKDAKDFADETIKAMNKHGMTVAELEKHRTAVREKMNKNQAKLKVEPAKVKAHKAHDISEFKTGMHVKVLTMNVSGTVSAIHPAKKQVTVQVGALSTKIDIKNLEILSDYKEPKEAPSKAAGGSGKIKMSKSAGISTEINLLGCTVDEAVARLDKYLDDAYIARIPQVRIVHGKGTGALRNGVTAYLRGVPYIKSFRLGEIGEGDAGVTIVDFK; the protein is encoded by the coding sequence GTGAATAAGAAATCTTTATCCACTTTGGAATTTTATAAAATTACCGACCAGCTTGTTTCCTATGCATGCTGTGACGGAGCTAAGAAAATACTTCGTAACTTAAAGCCTATGACTGATATAACAGACATCAACTTACGTCTCAATGAGACTAATGATGCACTTTCAAGAATTTTTCAGAAAGGTACTGTTGATTTCAGCCAGACTAAGGATATACGTGCTTCTGTTGCGAGACTTAAGGTTGGAAGCTCCCTTAATATATCAGAACTTCTTAATATAAGTGCCATCCTTTCATGTGCAAAGCATGTTAAGGATTACTATGAGCATCGTGAAGATTCTATATCAGGAATGCTTGAAAACCTTGCAACTGTTGATGCTCTCAATTCCCAGATTAAGAAATGTATTATCTCTGAAGATGAGATAAGTGATGACGCAAGTTCCAACTTAAGAAGTATCAGAAGAAGCAAATCAATAGCCAATGACAGAATACATTCTGAACTTAACAAATTGCTTAATTCTCCTACTTACAGGACTTATCTTCAGGATTATGTTATTACCACAAGACAGGGACGCTACTGTCTGCCTGTCAAAGCTGAATATAAGTCAGCATTTCCTGGTATGATACATGACCAGTCATCTACTGGTTCTACTCTCTTTATTGAGCCTGCAGCAGTTGTAAAGCTCAATAATGATATCCGTGAGTTAGAGCTTAAGGAAGCAGCAGAGATTGAAGTTATTCTTGCTGACTTAAGTGCAAAAGCCGGTGAACACACAGAGGAGCTTCTGTGTGATTATGAAATACTTGTCGAACTTGACTGTATATTTGCAAAGGCACAGCTTGCCAGACATATGCATGCAAGCCGTCCAGTCATGAATACATCAGGAATTATCAATATCAAAAAAGGACGTCACCCTCTTATTGAGTCACATACTGTTGTTCCTATTGACATCTATCTTGGAACAGATTTTAAGCTTCTTATCATCACCGGTCCTAACACAGGTGGTAAGACTGTTTCATTAAAGACTGTAGGACTCCTCACACTTATGGCACAGTCAGGTTTATTCATTCCGGCTCTTGACCATTCAGACATTGCCGTATTTAAGAATATATACGCTGATATTGGTGATGAGCAGAGTATTGAACAGAGTTTAAGTACATTTTCATCACACATGACCAACACTGTTAAGATTCTTAAAGAAGCTGATGAAAACTGCCTTGTACTTTTTGATGAGATTGGTGCCGGAACTGACCCTACAGAAGGTGCTGCCCTTGCTATCGCAATCCTTAATGACCTTAAGATGCGCGGTGTTACAACCATGGCAACAACTCACTACAGTGAAATCAAGCTTTATGCGCTTTCTACTGAAGGTGTTGAAAATGCAAGCTGTGAGTTCGATGTTGAATCGCTCCGTCCTACTTACAGACTGCTTATAGGCATTCCGGGAAAAAGTAACGCATTTGCAATCTCTAAGAAACTCGGACTTCCTGATTATATTCTCTCTGACGCATCAGAAAGACTTAACGCGGAAGATGTACATTTTGAAGATATCGTATCTGACCTTGAGCATGCAAGAATTTCTCTTGAGAAGGAGCAGGCTGAGGTTGAAAGTTATAAGGCTGAGATTGCCTCTCTTAAAGAAAAGCTTCAGGCTAAGAATGAAAGGCTTGATGAAAGAACTGACAACATTATCCGTAAGGCCAATGAACAGGCTGCTGCCATCTTAAAAGATGCCAAGGATTTCGCAGATGAAACTATCAAAGCCATGAACAAGCACGGAATGACAGTTGCTGAGCTTGAAAAGCACCGTACTGCTGTCCGTGAGAAGATGAATAAGAATCAGGCAAAGTTAAAGGTAGAGCCTGCCAAGGTTAAAGCACACAAGGCACATGATATATCTGAATTCAAGACAGGCATGCATGTAAAAGTTCTTACTATGAATGTTTCCGGTACTGTTTCTGCAATTCATCCAGCCAAGAAGCAGGTTACTGTTCAAGTAGGTGCATTAAGCACTAAGATTGATATCAAGAATCTTGAAATTCTTTCAGACTATAAAGAGCCAAAGGAAGCTCCATCTAAGGCTGCTGGCGGTTCCGGTAAGATTAAGATGAGCAAATCAGCAGGAATATCAACTGAGATTAATCTTCTCGGCTGTACAGTTGACGAGGCTGTTGCCCGCCTTGATAAATATCTTGATGACGCTTACATTGCCAGGATTCCACAGGTCCGTATCGTTCACGGTAAAGGAACCGGCGCATTAAGAAACGGTGTAACCGCTTATCTTCGCGGTGTTCCATATATAAAGAGCTTCCGCCTCGGCGAAATCGGCGAGGGTGATGCTGGTGTAACTATTGTTGATTTCAAATAA
- a CDS encoding response regulator transcription factor, producing MASKQRILIVDDDENIAELISLYLTKECYETKIVYDGESALSELSVFKPNLILLDLMLPGIDGYQVCREIRKNNNVPIIMLSAKGETFDKVLGLELGADDYIIKPFETKEMVARVKAVLRRYHMPQSIGVDSSNAKCVNYPDLSINLDNYSVNYMGKNVEMPPKELELLYFLASAPNQVFTREQLLDNIWGYEYIGDTRTVDVHIKRIREKIKDHVHWNIETVWGIGYKFVTK from the coding sequence ATGGCATCTAAACAGCGAATACTTATTGTAGATGATGATGAAAATATTGCAGAACTTATATCTTTGTATCTTACAAAAGAATGTTACGAAACAAAGATTGTGTATGATGGAGAAAGTGCTCTGTCTGAGCTTTCTGTATTCAAGCCCAATCTCATTCTTTTAGACCTCATGCTTCCCGGTATTGACGGCTATCAGGTGTGCCGTGAGATAAGAAAGAATAACAATGTTCCTATAATTATGCTCTCCGCCAAGGGCGAAACATTTGACAAGGTACTAGGACTTGAGCTTGGTGCAGATGACTATATTATCAAACCTTTTGAAACTAAAGAGATGGTTGCCCGTGTAAAGGCTGTGCTTAGAAGATACCATATGCCTCAGAGTATCGGTGTTGATTCTTCTAATGCCAAATGTGTCAATTACCCCGACCTCTCTATCAACCTCGATAATTATTCGGTTAATTATATGGGCAAAAATGTCGAGATGCCACCTAAGGAACTTGAGCTCTTATATTTCTTAGCATCTGCTCCTAATCAGGTGTTTACAAGAGAACAGCTTCTTGACAATATATGGGGATATGAATATATCGGAGATACAAGAACCGTTGATGTACACATTAAGAGAATCCGTGAGAAAATCAAGGATCATGTCCACTGGAATATTGAAACAGTATGGGGAATTGGTTACAAGTTCGTAACTAAATAA
- a CDS encoding sensor histidine kinase — MKGLSTLGKHIFLYIAISIIGFIIVSTVCYKIDYKRIYNYYSDRLYLQANEIANEYALDYFSETRLRSIELELHSVSVLNDTRIIFITPSGDVILDTNDSTKDKSNNDEKILYSIEDFDYGDLHGKHDILWNFYNLLNEPTLSVFAPISNSFEIKGYVVINIPDSVITDRVYDTFNTNYLTLIITLFLSASFLGLYFIQVHKPIKEITKATTEYGKGNLSYHIKPMLNDEIGRLGMSLDYMASQLNESDKFQQKFLSNISHDFRSPLTSIKGYLEAIQDGTIPPEMLDKYIGIMLFETERLTKLTSNILTLNELDPKSVCLDISVFDLNSIIRHTVETFEGTCKKKGIKFNITYANSIQNVKADKGRIQQVIYNLIDNAIKFSKDGSYIYITVKEKGEKAQISIKDTGCGISKEDIDKIWDRFYKSDSSRGRDKKGSGLGLSITKEVIQAHGENIDVVSTLGVGTEFIFTLELAK, encoded by the coding sequence TTGAAGGGCTTAAGTACACTGGGGAAGCACATTTTTTTATATATAGCTATATCCATTATAGGATTTATTATTGTATCTACTGTATGTTATAAAATTGATTACAAACGCATATACAACTATTATTCAGACAGATTATATCTTCAGGCCAATGAAATAGCCAATGAATATGCTCTTGATTATTTCAGTGAAACAAGGCTCCGCTCCATAGAACTTGAACTTCATTCCGTATCCGTGCTTAATGACACGCGTATTATTTTTATAACTCCGTCAGGTGATGTCATTCTTGATACTAACGACAGCACTAAAGATAAAAGCAATAATGATGAAAAGATATTATATTCTATTGAAGATTTTGACTATGGAGACCTTCACGGAAAACACGATATACTCTGGAATTTTTATAATTTGTTAAATGAACCGACACTGAGTGTTTTTGCTCCAATATCTAACTCCTTTGAAATAAAAGGTTATGTTGTAATTAATATTCCTGATTCTGTAATCACAGACAGGGTTTATGATACATTTAACACTAACTACCTTACACTTATTATTACCCTTTTCCTTTCAGCTTCTTTCCTCGGATTGTATTTCATTCAGGTTCATAAGCCAATCAAGGAAATCACAAAGGCAACAACTGAATATGGTAAAGGTAATCTTTCTTATCATATCAAGCCAATGCTTAATGACGAAATAGGACGACTTGGAATGTCACTTGACTATATGGCTTCCCAGCTTAATGAATCTGATAAGTTTCAGCAAAAATTCTTATCAAACATTTCTCATGATTTCAGGTCACCTCTAACATCAATTAAAGGCTACTTAGAGGCAATACAGGACGGAACTATTCCTCCTGAAATGCTTGATAAATATATTGGTATCATGCTTTTTGAGACAGAACGTCTTACTAAGCTGACCAGCAACATACTTACACTTAACGAACTGGATCCTAAATCTGTATGCCTTGATATAAGTGTATTTGACCTTAATTCTATAATCCGTCATACTGTTGAAACATTTGAAGGAACATGCAAGAAAAAAGGCATTAAATTCAATATAACATATGCCAACAGCATACAAAATGTCAAGGCTGATAAAGGCAGAATACAACAGGTAATTTACAATCTTATTGACAATGCAATTAAGTTCAGCAAGGACGGCTCATATATTTATATTACCGTAAAAGAAAAGGGCGAGAAAGCTCAGATATCCATAAAGGATACCGGCTGTGGAATTTCCAAAGAAGACATTGATAAAATCTGGGACAGATTCTATAAGTCAGATTCTTCAAGGGGACGTGATAAGAAAGGTTCCGGTCTTGGTCTTTCAATAACTAAGGAAGTTATTCAGGCACATGGTGAAAACATTGATGTTGTAAGTACTTTAGGTGTCGGAACAGAATTCATATTCACACTTGAACTTGCAAAATAA
- the trmL gene encoding tRNA (uridine(34)/cytosine(34)/5-carboxymethylaminomethyluridine(34)-2'-O)-methyltransferase TrmL, whose amino-acid sequence MLNIVLHEPEMPANTGNIGRTCVATGARLHLIGPLGFKINDKMLKRAGLDYWDKLDVTEYDDYNDFLAKNPGAKVYMATTKAHKTYTEVNYEEDCYIMFGKESAGIPEEILVDNEDTCIRIPMIGDIRSLNLSNSVAIVLYEALRQHDFSHMNCEGHLHRLNWKE is encoded by the coding sequence ATGTTGAATATAGTTTTACATGAACCAGAGATGCCGGCTAATACTGGCAATATAGGAAGAACATGTGTGGCAACAGGTGCGAGGCTGCATCTTATAGGACCATTAGGATTTAAGATTAATGATAAGATGTTAAAGAGGGCAGGACTTGATTACTGGGATAAGCTTGATGTTACTGAGTATGATGATTATAATGACTTTCTTGCTAAGAATCCGGGTGCTAAGGTATATATGGCTACAACCAAGGCACATAAGACATATACAGAAGTTAATTATGAAGAAGACTGTTATATAATGTTTGGAAAGGAAAGTGCGGGGATACCGGAGGAGATACTTGTTGATAATGAGGATACATGTATCAGAATTCCGATGATAGGAGATATAAGATCACTTAATCTTTCTAATTCAGTGGCAATCGTTCTTTACGAAGCACTCCGACAGCATGATTTTTCACACATGAATTGTGAGGGACATCTTCACAGACTTAACTGGAAGGAATAA
- a CDS encoding chemotaxis protein CheX: MAEINVDHINPFLMAASTIMRDACQMEMKIGRPYVKTTEFQSDSVIIMIGVTGEMRGQVMISFTTSKACQVASGMMMGMPVPELDDMAMSAISELGNMIMGNAATILSTKGIGIDITPPTVCRGAMKISQSYARNVCIPMTCNDDLILELDIAVKGD, from the coding sequence ATGGCAGAGATTAATGTTGACCATATCAATCCTTTTCTGATGGCAGCAAGTACAATTATGCGTGATGCCTGCCAGATGGAAATGAAGATAGGCAGACCATATGTAAAGACTACTGAGTTCCAGAGTGATTCGGTTATTATAATGATTGGTGTTACAGGCGAGATGCGTGGTCAGGTTATGATATCATTTACTACGTCTAAAGCATGTCAGGTTGCTTCAGGAATGATGATGGGAATGCCAGTGCCAGAGCTGGATGATATGGCTATGAGCGCAATAAGTGAGCTTGGTAATATGATAATGGGTAATGCAGCAACGATTCTTTCTACAAAAGGAATTGGAATTGATATTACACCGCCTACGGTATGCCGTGGTGCGATGAAGATATCGCAGTCATATGCCAGAAATGTATGTATACCGATGACATGTAACGATGATCTTATATTAGAATTAGATATTGCAGTAAAAGGTGACTGA
- a CDS encoding pyridoxal phosphate-dependent aminotransferase, which translates to MRNPLSQKITGIQPSGIRKFFDVVSEMPDAISLGVGEPDFDTPWNVREEGIYALEKGRTFYTSNAGLKELREEICNYLARKMDLHYDPIKEVLVTVGGSEAIDVALRCMCDPGDEVLIPQPSYVSYLPCAVMADAKPVIIELKEENEFKLTKEELLASITDKTKVLVMPFPNNPTGAVMTREELEELVPVIIEKDIFVISDEIYSALTYNGEHCSIGSLSGMKERTIVINGFSKAFAMTGWRLGYACGPKEIISQMTKLHQYAIMCAPTNSQFAAVEALKNCDMEVEKMVTAYDQRRRYLMHAFKEMGIDCFEPFGAFYVFPSIKKFGLTSEEFANRLLREQKLAVVPGTAFGDCGEGFLRISYAYSIDNLKEGLERIEKFINTLK; encoded by the coding sequence ATGAGAAACCCATTATCACAGAAAATAACAGGTATACAGCCATCAGGAATAAGAAAGTTCTTTGATGTTGTAAGCGAGATGCCGGATGCTATTTCTTTAGGAGTAGGTGAACCTGATTTTGATACTCCCTGGAATGTAAGAGAAGAAGGTATATATGCCCTTGAAAAAGGAAGAACATTTTACACATCTAATGCAGGTCTAAAGGAATTAAGAGAAGAGATATGTAATTATCTTGCGAGAAAGATGGATTTACATTATGATCCTATCAAAGAAGTTCTTGTAACAGTAGGTGGAAGTGAGGCAATTGATGTTGCATTAAGATGTATGTGCGATCCGGGTGATGAGGTGCTTATTCCACAGCCTAGCTATGTATCATATCTTCCATGTGCAGTTATGGCTGATGCAAAGCCTGTAATTATTGAATTAAAGGAAGAAAACGAGTTTAAGCTTACTAAGGAAGAGCTGCTTGCCAGTATAACAGATAAAACTAAAGTACTTGTTATGCCATTTCCTAATAATCCTACAGGTGCTGTTATGACAAGGGAGGAATTGGAAGAGCTTGTACCTGTCATAATTGAGAAGGACATATTTGTTATATCGGATGAGATATATTCAGCTCTTACATATAACGGAGAGCATTGTTCAATAGGAAGTCTTTCAGGGATGAAAGAGAGAACAATAGTAATTAATGGTTTTTCTAAGGCATTTGCAATGACAGGCTGGAGACTGGGCTATGCATGTGGCCCTAAGGAAATAATAAGCCAGATGACTAAGCTTCATCAATATGCAATTATGTGCGCACCGACTAACAGCCAGTTTGCAGCAGTGGAGGCACTTAAGAATTGTGATATGGAAGTTGAGAAGATGGTTACTGCTTATGATCAGAGGCGAAGATATCTTATGCATGCTTTTAAAGAAATGGGGATTGATTGTTTTGAGCCATTTGGAGCATTTTATGTATTTCCATCAATCAAGAAATTTGGACTCACATCGGAAGAGTTTGCTAACAGGTTGCTTAGGGAACAGAAGCTGGCTGTAGTGCCAGGAACAGCATTTGGAGACTGTGGAGAAGGGTTTTTACGAATATCATATGCATATTCTATTGACAATCTTAAAGAAGGACTTGAGAGAATAGAGAAGTTTATCAATACACTTAAGTAA